The genomic stretch GCCAAAAGACGCACCAACAGGCGCATGGCTTGGCGGATCAGTTCGATGGTCGTGGGGGCACTGATGGGAGCTATGACATGGGTCGTGTCCGTTATCCAAGGTTCTTTCCCTGTCAAAACGCCCAGGTAGTACATCAACCGGATAAAGCGATCGAGATAGACCTTATCAAGTTCCTTTTGGATGAGCCGTTGCCGGTGGACGCCAAAATTGGCGTGATCAATGCCCGGTTCATCGAGGGCCATTCCTAACGCAAACTTGACCTCGATGTTCACACGTGTCTGTGCTTCCATCCCCCGGTCTGTTTCGCCCAGCATTTCCTGTAACATGCAGGCCATCGTCATCTGCCGGGCCGCATGACTGGGACGTCCGTTGTCAAGGCAATAGAGACCTGTAAAATCCTCCGGTTGTATTAATAGGGGCGCCAATTCACGAAACAGGCGAAAGACGGAATCGGCAGGCACAAGTTGGTCCCAGAGGGCTGCAAAGTCGTAAAAGCTAACTTGGGGGTCCACATCGAATCGAAACAAGGTACATCGCCTCGCTATAAACAGTCTTTGTACCTATATCCTTCGACGCGAAGAGTCGAATTCCCTTTAAATTCCACCAATTTCCATATAAAAACGTCTTGCTTTTTGCCCTCTCTTGAGGGGGTTTTTAGACAGACTCTTAAAGCTTTTGCGATAAAAGAAATGATTGACAAGGTTGGCGGCTAGTTAGGCAAAATGCTGTCATTCCATTCTTTTGATCCGTTTTTAACTGACAAATCTGCTATAATGTTCTGTAGACACAAAGATTAGGCAAAGCACTCCAAGGGCATGATCATCGTCCCCCTTTGAAGGTTTGGGGATATCCCATCCCCTTCCTTACATAGTGATTAAGAGGTATAGTGAAAAGTGAGGAGGATTTTGTTTCATGACCTTCAGCAAACTCAATCGAAGCACAGCCACCATGACCAAGGCTCGCACCCCTGACAGCGTCGTCCCCTTCTCGGGCCTCTGCGCCACCTGCCTGGACGGGTGCCCCGGTCTCTGCGAGGTAGGCAAGTCCGCCTATCGCGCCAAAGAGACGCTCTATCCCCAGCCTTTTGGCACCACCACTTCTGCTTCTGAAAAAGATTATCCCGTCGACCTGTCCCACTTTAACATCATGGGAACAGCCGTCGGCGCTAAGGGCATTGAAGCCGACTCGGACAAGGCCATCTTCCCCGCTGTCAACATTGAGACGGAAATCGGCAGTGAACATAAAATCAAGCTGAAGAATCCCATCGTCATCGCCGGCATGGGCTCAACCAACGTGGCCGCCAACAACTGGGACCACCTGGCCGCCGGCGCCGCCATCTCCGGCGTGGCCATCGTCATCGGTGAAAATATCTGCGGCATGGACCCCCATGTGGAGATCAAAGACGGCAAGGTTGTCCATTCTCCTGCACTAAAAGCCCGCGTCAAGGCTTTCCAGAACTGGTACAACGGCTACGGGTGCATTGCTGTCCAAGCCAACGTGGAAGACACCGGCCTGGGCGTTCAGGAGTACGCCCTCGAAAAGCTCGGCGTCACCGCAGTGGAGTTGAAGTGGGGCCAGGGCGCGAAAGACATTGGCGGCGAAGTGAAACTGAACACGCTGGAACGGGCCATGCAGCTGAAAAACCGCGGTTACATCGTGTTGCCAAACCCCCTCGAAGCGGATGTGCAGGCGGCCTTTAAGGCGGGTGCCTTCAAAGAGTTCGAGCGCCACTCCCGCATCGGCATGGTCACGCGCGAATCCTTCATGGCCCGCGTCGATGAGCTGCGCGCCAAAGGGGCAAAACACATCTTCCTCAAGACAGGCGCTTACCGTGCCGCCGACCTGGCCCGGGCCGTCAAGTTCGCCTCTGACGCCAAGCTCGACCTGCTCACCGTCGACGGCGCCGGCGGCGGCACCGGCATGAGCCCCTGGCGGATGATGAACGAATGGGGACTGCCCACCGTCTATATCCAGGCCCTGCTCGTCAAGTACCTCGACAAGCTGGCAGCCAAAGGCGCTTACATTCCGCCTGTCGCCATCGCCGGCGGCTTCACCCTGGAAGACCAGATGTTCAAAGGCTTCGCCCTTGGCGCTCCCTACATCAAAGCCATCGGCATGGCCCGTTCACCCCTGACGGCGGCCATGGTCGGCAAGACTATCGGCAACCAAATCAAAGAAGGCAAGCTCGCCGGCGAAGCCGCCAAGTATGGCGACACGCTGGAGAAAGTCTTCATGCTCACCTCGGACGTGAAGAAAATGACAGGCGATCGCTTCGAAGAGCTTCCTGTCGGCGCCATCGGCGTCTACAGCTACTTCGAGCGCCTGGCCCAGGGCCTCAAGCAGTTCATGTGCGGCGCCCGCAAATTCTCCCTCGAACACATCACCCGCGACGACCTCTGCGCTCTCACCCGCGAGGCGGCCGAAATCACCGGGATCAAGTACATCATGGATCATGACGCCGAAGAGGCGGAGGCCATTCTGGAAGGTTAAATAAAAGACTGTTCACGAGAAGACGGCTCAACAGAAGATTGCTTCACCAGATCATTTTCAACGTTCATAAAAGGCTTCAGCAAAAGAACCACGGCCGGCATGAGCAGCGGTCGTGGTTCTTCTTTTCACAGTGGACATACCTTCGGGGCGCTTGGTATATTTGGGTATATATTCTGTGAACATTCCAAAAAAAGAATTTGAGGTATGACCGATGGACACTGCCAATCGCCTACTGATCGAATTTCACTCCCCCTCTCCACTGGCTTCTTTCGGCCTCAAGCGACAGTTTCCCGCCATCACCAAGGGGGACAACGGATGGTACCGCATCGCCTTCACTGCCGATAGCAGAGACCAGGTCCAACTGTGCGAGTTCTGGAAAAAAGCCCGCCGCTGGGAGATCAGGCGCATCAGCGCTTCCGGAAAAGCGATTACGTCGGAACAGTTGGACAAGATCGTCACCTGCCTGGAACAACGCCAAAAAGTCCGCGACGCCGCTTTCTACTGTGACGGGCGCAGCGTGGGGCTCACAGCCCGCGATGAAAGGGCGCTCTTCTTTCCGGGCTGCCGTTTCCTCATCGTCGATGACGTAGACTGGAGCGACCCGGATGGGCCCCGCTGGTATCGCCACGGTGCTGTCGATGGCGACGGCTTTTTTCATACGGACAAGGCGGCTGTTCTCGCTATGCTGGAGCAGCTGGCCCAATCTTCAGGCTGCGCCGCCTGCCCCGCCCTCGATTGGCAGCAGATCGCTCGTCGTGTCTCCGCCCTTCCCGATACAATCAACCCGCGCAAGGACGGCACCTGGGAGTACCGCTTCGATGCCGCTGGAACCACTGTGACAGGCATCATTCGGACACCGCCTGAGCGGGTCGGCAATGGCCGCTTTGACATGGACACCTGCATGACCAGCGTCCGTGTAGACGAATCAAAAGCACTCACAAACAGCACAGAATCGAGACCTGTGAAGTCTGAAGGAGCCTATCGAGAGGCCGATCTTCTTACCGGCACTGGCAGTGGATCTACGACCGGCTCCTCTAAGACCGGCTCCTCCTCATCGGACGCCATCTCCCATCCGCTCGATAATCCCATGGAAGATTTCTTCCGCCCCGTCAAACCGGGCAAGGTCACCTATGCCGACGTGGGTGGTTTAAAAGAGGAACTGCGCCTGCTCCGCGAGGCCGTCGAACTGCCTTTGCGCTACCCTGATCTGGTGCGGACCCTCAACATCACGCCCCCGAAGGGTGTATTGCTCTACGGCCCGCCGGGCTGCGGCAAGACGCTGCTCGCCCAGGCTGTCGCCAACGAGGTGGAGGCCACCTTTTTCGCCGTCAAAGGGCCAGAGTTTCTCTCCTCCCTCCACGGGCAGAGCGAAAAGCGCCTGCGCGACCTCTTCGCCCAGGCCGAGAAAAAAGCTCCAAGCATCATCTTCTTTGACGAGATCGACGCCTTCGCCTTCGACCGCAGCCGGACGACGACCTCCTATGAGGCAACGCTGGTGGCCCAGTTTCTCTCCCTCATGGACGGCTTTGATCGGCGCGCCCAGGTCGTCGTCATCGCCACCACCAACCGGCTCGACGTGCTCGACAAGGCCCTTCTCCGCCCTGGCCGCTTCGACTACCGCATCTGCGTGACCGTGCCGACTGTGGAGGACCGCCTGCAGATTTTTAAGCTCCATACGGCCAAGATGCCCTTGGAAGGGACGGTCAACATCAACGACCTGGCTGAGCAGACGAAGGGCTTCACCGGCGCCGATATCGCCGCCCTCTGCGCC from Heliomicrobium modesticaldum Ice1 encodes the following:
- a CDS encoding ATP-binding protein is translated as MDTANRLLIEFHSPSPLASFGLKRQFPAITKGDNGWYRIAFTADSRDQVQLCEFWKKARRWEIRRISASGKAITSEQLDKIVTCLEQRQKVRDAAFYCDGRSVGLTARDERALFFPGCRFLIVDDVDWSDPDGPRWYRHGAVDGDGFFHTDKAAVLAMLEQLAQSSGCAACPALDWQQIARRVSALPDTINPRKDGTWEYRFDAAGTTVTGIIRTPPERVGNGRFDMDTCMTSVRVDESKALTNSTESRPVKSEGAYREADLLTGTGSGSTTGSSKTGSSSSDAISHPLDNPMEDFFRPVKPGKVTYADVGGLKEELRLLREAVELPLRYPDLVRTLNITPPKGVLLYGPPGCGKTLLAQAVANEVEATFFAVKGPEFLSSLHGQSEKRLRDLFAQAEKKAPSIIFFDEIDAFAFDRSRTTTSYEATLVAQFLSLMDGFDRRAQVVVIATTNRLDVLDKALLRPGRFDYRICVTVPTVEDRLQIFKLHTAKMPLEGTVNINDLAEQTKGFTGADIAALCAKAALMAVARALGPDMDRWPASLSSDFTSAIRITGEDFAVALTQVRASVNVDDDGSDDNTA
- a CDS encoding FMN-binding glutamate synthase family protein translates to MTFSKLNRSTATMTKARTPDSVVPFSGLCATCLDGCPGLCEVGKSAYRAKETLYPQPFGTTTSASEKDYPVDLSHFNIMGTAVGAKGIEADSDKAIFPAVNIETEIGSEHKIKLKNPIVIAGMGSTNVAANNWDHLAAGAAISGVAIVIGENICGMDPHVEIKDGKVVHSPALKARVKAFQNWYNGYGCIAVQANVEDTGLGVQEYALEKLGVTAVELKWGQGAKDIGGEVKLNTLERAMQLKNRGYIVLPNPLEADVQAAFKAGAFKEFERHSRIGMVTRESFMARVDELRAKGAKHIFLKTGAYRAADLARAVKFASDAKLDLLTVDGAGGGTGMSPWRMMNEWGLPTVYIQALLVKYLDKLAAKGAYIPPVAIAGGFTLEDQMFKGFALGAPYIKAIGMARSPLTAAMVGKTIGNQIKEGKLAGEAAKYGDTLEKVFMLTSDVKKMTGDRFEELPVGAIGVYSYFERLAQGLKQFMCGARKFSLEHITRDDLCALTREAAEITGIKYIMDHDAEEAEAILEG